The Haloterrigena turkmenica DSM 5511 nucleotide sequence CTACAAAGGCGAACGCGAGGTTGCGGTCGAAGAAGTCGAACAACCCCAGATCGAGCACCCGAATGACGTCGTGATCGACATCACGACGACGTGCATCTGCGGGTCCGACCTACACATGTACGAAGGGCGGACGGCCGCAGAGTCGGGGATCGTGTTCGGGCACGAGAACATGGGTATCGTGACAGAGGTCGGCGATGCGGTGAGTTCCCTCGAGGTGGGCGACCGCGTCGTGGCGCCGTTCAACGTCGCCTGTGGCTTCTGTGAGAACTGCGAGAACGGCTACACGGGCTTCTGTACGAACGTCAACCCCGGGTTCGCCGGCGGCGCGTACGGGTACGTCGCGATGGGGCCGTATCAGGGTGGTCAGGCCGAGCAACTCCGCATTCCGTACGCGGACTTCAATGCGCTCAAACTGCCCGACGGGGACGAACACGAGGACTCGTTTGCACTGCTCGCGGACATCTTCCCGACCGGCTGGCACGGCACGGAACTCGCCAACCTCGAGTCCGGTGACTCCGTCGCTATCTACGGCGCCGGTCCGGTGGGCCTGATGGCGGCCTACAGCGCCAAGCTCAAGGGTGCCGCGGAGATTTACGTCGTCGACCGCGTTCCCAGCCGCCTCGAACTGGCCGAGGAACACTGCGACGCGACACCGATCAACTTCGAGGAGGGCGATCCGGTCGAACAGATCAAGGACCTCCACGGCGGCGGCGTGGACAAGGGCGTCGATGCCGTCGGATACCAGGCTATCGATCCGGATAAGGAAGGCGACGACGCGTACGACCCCGCTCGCGAGAACCCAGCTGTCGTCATCAATAATCTCATCCGGACGGTCCGCCCGACCGGTGAGCTCGGAATTCCGGGACTGTATGTCCCCGATGACCCCGGTGCACCGGACGACATGGCCGCACAGGGCCGTCTCGGTATCGACTTCGGCCTCCTCTTCGAGAAGGGGCAGGCACTCGGCACCGGCCAGTGCAACGTCAAGGAGTACAATCGCGAACTCCGCGACATGATCATCGAAGGGCGCGCCGATCCCAGCTGGGTCGTCTCGCACCGCGTCGACCTGGAGGACGCGCCGGAGATGTACGAGAAATTCGACAACCGCGAGGAAGGCGTCACGAAGGTCCTGCTGGAACCGTAACCCTCGCGCGATCAGACGCCTCCGTTTTTAGCGTGACTGCGTCGCCCTACGTTATACAGTAACACACTACTCGCACAGGATTTTTCGTCCCTAGGGCTGGACACGAGGGGCCGAGTATGAGGCGCAGACGAGTACCTGAGTACGACACGAACCGGACAGTCACCGGGATGGATCAACGTCGGCTGCGAGGAGTATGCAGGTGCTGGAACGACCAGCGAAGGGATCAGCTCCGGGCGGAGATCAAGCGGATCCGCGGGGGAAGGGATCAGTAGCGTACGCTTCGGTCTGTTCGTCGGACGCCGCCAGACAGTCGTCGAGTTCGTCGGTCACGGTCTCTTCGTCGAGGTCGCTACCGATGAACACTAACCGCGTCGCCGGGTCGTCGTCTCCCCACTCGCCGATCGGGCCAGCCTGGATGGACGGACCGGCCTGACTCACCCCGAGAACCGTCTCCGGGCGACTCGCCACCCACGCGAACCCTTTCGCGCGGATAATCTTGCCGTCCCAGTCGTCGAGCCACGCGTCGAACCGCTCGGGGTGGAAGGGACGCTCTCGCCGATAGACGAACGACTCGACGCCGTGCGCCTCGGCCGCCGAAACGGCATCGTCACCGTGGTCGTGACCCGGATGCTCGTTTGCTGCGTCTCCGGACAGAGCTCGCTTCCAGCCTTGCTGCCGCCGTGCCGCTTCGAAGTCGAACGATCCGGTGTCGAGAACGACACTCGGGTCGACATCGCTGTACGTCGTTCGATGAAGCGTCGCACGCGGCTGGAGTTCGCGGATGGCGGCCTCGATAGACTCCCGCGTATCATCAGGAACCATATCGCATTTGTTCAGCAGCAACACGTCGCAGAACTCGATCTGGTCGACCAACACCTCGGTCAGCGGGCGCTCCGGATCCGGGGCAGCATCCGGGAGGGATTCTTCGGAATCGAACGCTTTCCAGAACCCGTAGGCGTCGACGACCGAAACTGTCGTATCGAGGCGGAACCGGTCCGGAAGGCTGTCTTCTTTTGTCCCCTCCGTAAGCGCACGAGCGATGGGAATCGGCTCGCTGATTCCCGACGCCTCGACGACGAGGTAGTCGAACGAGCGCTCCTCGGCCAACCGCGTCGCTTGAGCGACGAGGTCGTCCTGGAGCCGACAGCAGATACACCCGTTCGAGAGGTCGACGACACCCTCCTCCGTCTCGTCGGCGATCAACTCCGCGTCGACGTTGACCTCGCCCATGTCGTTGACGATGACGGCGATTCGCCTATCGCCGGGGTTGTTCAGCAGTCGGTTGACCAGCGTCGTTTTACCCGCACCCAGCGGTCCACTGATAACGGTGATCGGAATCTCCGATGGAGACGTGACCATTCCGTATGGCATCTCGTGTCGACGGATAATGAATCTCCCGTCATCACCGAGAGTGATGGTTGGGCGTCCGCTCCAATAGCGGCGATACAGAGGCCGTTATCGAAGTTCTGTGTTCGTGGCCGGCATCGAGTCGGAACAGGGACACGTCCGCTATAGACTCGCTCACCCCGCCTACAACAGATAATCTACTTGGTGTGTTGTGAAGAACGGGAAAACGTGCCGTTTCGTCTAGCTCAATACGGGAAAACTCACTCTCTCGTCGCCTCTGAGCAATTACGCCTGCTTCCGCAGGTACTCGATGACGGTTCCGGTGTCTTGTCCAACCCATCGCCCTGCGTAACGATCGAACCGCCGCCATCGCCGAACTCCGCCGTGACATCGTCGACAACCTCGCCGGCGTCCGGTTCGCCCGTTGTCGCGACGACCAGGAACGAACTACCGTTGACGCCGGTACGTGCGATTACGTCCGCCGCGCGTTCGGCGTTCTTTCTCTCATCGATCCGCATTCGGATGGCTGTGAGATCGATAGCGTACTCAACACGGACGAGATCGGGACACGGATTCGAGACGTCCAGCACCGCTATCGGGCCGACCTCGCTGGTGTTTCTTACGTGCGTGCCGCAGGCCGCGACGTCCTACTCGTCGATCTCGATTACGCGAACCGTATCGGACGATTCGCCGTTATATTCGATAGCATCGACTTGCGTGCGATCATCAAATAAACCCAATCTATCGAGTGATTAAAATGATGCTGAGACAGGCGAACGCGATTCCAGTAAATCTCGTTATCGTAACATCGTCTCCGAGAATGACGATACCGAGGACGGCCGCGACGACGAAGTACATGGCACCGAGAGTAGAGACCAGTGTCGTTGACGCTTGGGAGAATCCGATGTACATCGAAATGAGGCCGATTCCAGCGAACAATCCAGCCGCGCTAGCAAGCAGCCCTCCTCTCGCAGTAACGGCGATCGACGCATCTGAAACGACGATAGATCCAAGTGCGAGAAGACCCGCTACGAGATACGTGATCGCGGCGGCAGTTCTCGGATCGATGGACTCCGACGCACCGTTGCCTAAGATTATCCAAATCCCCCACGACGTCATTGTAATTAAGCCGAAGAAAATTCCCGAATCCATTCCGATAAATCCCATCAGTGAGTTCTTCGTATCGCTATGTGAAGAAAACCCACGTGCATAATGAAAGGTGTTTAAAAACCCGCTGCTGAAGGTTGTTGTTCCGTGTCTAAACAAGACCCGTCCCACGTGATATCCCGAGAGTTCCGGACTACCTCGTTTGCCATTCGCTCGAACGTGATAGCGTTTACGTCGCCGGGATCGCGGTCAGTTTCGAAGTCTAAGCGAACGTTCTCCGATCCGATATCTAACCCGCCGTGTCCAGGGTCCTCGAACAGGGTTCGTTCCGCACCGTACACCAAGTGACTCGCCGTCTGCGCTCGCGTGCAGTAGGTCTGGAACTCTTCGTCAATGCGACCCGTGACGGCTTCTCCCACTTCGAAGTCAGGTTCGGTCGCGAGGGCGTGGATGGTTCTCCGTTTCGTTTTTGTACGTCGGTGACGTCGATACCGTTCAGAGTCGCGCTGTCGGCCGGTTACCCGCCCACCTCCGGGTAGAAATACGGCCAGTCTAAACGGACCGCGCGACCGGCAACGGAACGAACAGCCGCCTCGAACTCGGTCACGTATGTCGCGGCAATCCCAGATAACGAATCGCGGTGTTCCGAAAAACGGAGCTACATACTCGATCGGATGAGTCCCCTCTCTGGCGTTTCAGACCAGTTATGAGTTATAGGCCTCCTGGGCGAGCTGGTGGAAGCGGTGGACGGTGTGTTCGTTGGGGCCGAGCTGAGCCTGGGCGAGCGCGCCCGTTCTGAGCCCTTCCCACTGACGTTCGACCAGTTCGAAGTCCTCTTCCTGGAGCTGGCGGCTCGTGCGAACGAACTCGCGCTCCTCCTCGGAGAGCTCGCTGTCGCGGAAGTAGTAGTCCGCGATCAGTCGGAAGCGATCGGTGTCGATCGGGTCGATGATGTAGGTGCCGTAGCCGTCGGCGGTGCCGTACATGTTGACCGTGAAGTTCGGCCAGAAGTAATGGAACTGCGCCTCGTGTTCGTCGTGGATCCGCATCTCGTCGTCGACGTCCTGGGCGTGCGTGTAGTGGAGCACCCAGTGGTAGTCGTTGACCTCGAGTTCGGAGTCGTTGAGCGAGATGCCCTTGATCCAGTCCTGGTGGTTGGCCTGACAGTGGTCGCACTCCGAGTAGTTGCTCGCGAACACCTTCCAGTTGCACTCGACCTCCGAGACGATTCGGGTGGCGTGTTCGTACTCCCCAAGGGGCAGCGCCTCGAGGCGGTCTTTCATCACGCCGGCCTGCTCGGCCAGCGGCATCGGATCCTCCTGCAGGTTGACGAACTGCAGCGGACCGATGCTGTCGACGTGCACCGACTCCACGTCGGCGAGCTCGTCCGGATCGACGCGTCCGGGATCGGTCATCGGCGCGTCCTCGAGGAGCGCGTCGCCGTCGCGAGCGGAGAAGTTCTCCACGGCGCGGACGTCACCGTCGTCGTCTCGAGCGATGATGAGGTCGCGGCCGCCGATGGTCCGCGTGAAGTATTGGCCGGGCTCACTGATGCTGTTAGCGTGGCCGGCGTAGACCCAGTACTGCCCGAATATCTTCTCTTTTTCCATCTCGAAGACGTCGTCGTCGGTGAAGTACCGGGCCGGTAGCGCGTTCGTCTTCTCCGTGATGTCTGCGCTCACTGCCTCGGTCTGGTTTTGGTTCCATTGCGTCATACAGTAGCACAATTGAGGGCATTACGAAAAAGCGTTAACCAGTTATATAGAATCCCATTATATGTCCGGTTTCCAGATCCGGATAGCGGATCACTCTGCGACATCGATTTGACCTTCTCGAGCCAGCGACTCGCCGCTTTACGCGCTCGAAGCGCTGCGATACCCCGACAACGAGAAGTCGAACATGATAGGGGCCGAATCATCAGTATACTGAACCGGTGCCGCGCCGGCGGAACCGAGCGGAAGATCAGGAGAACTGATCGACCCGTTTCCGTCTTTGAAGGTGTCCACGATCATACTGATGACGCAGTTACCGAAGCCCCCGAGGTTACAGTGGGGGTCGACGTCTGCCTCGACCTGTCGCGGCCGGCCTCGTCAAGAAATCGTTCGCAAATCTCCGACGGAGGCTGGCCCACCCGTCTGCTAGTCCCAGAGCGTCGCGTTTGCTGCTATCAACGGTCCGGTATAACGACCCGTCATTTAGCACCCCCACGTTTATCATGTGCTGAGTTGGCACAAATCGTGAGATGCGATGTCCGAACTGCGAACAGACGGTGGTCGAACCGTACGGACGATCCACGCCGATGTGCGATCACTGCGGGCACGTGCCGAATCTCGGAGCGGATTGATGATCGACTCGCGGTGAACGTATCGGAAAACAGTCGCGACTGCGCGTAGATGCGTAGTTAGCAACCGGTGTCTGCTGTAAGTCCGAATTACGTCGGAAGCGATGAGATGGTGACGATTGACAGCACCTGATACTGTCGTCTTTCAGTCTGCCCGGGATGAGGGGGAAAGAGAATCGTCCGGCTTCCGTCGTGTCCGATCGGTACCGCCGCATTTACGCGAGATTCTCGCGAAACGAGAGCGTGAAACACAACACCTTAGAATACATACCTTTCGTTGATGGTGCACGATATCTCGGGACCACGTTTCCAAACGGAACTCCGACTTCGGCGCAAAAGAGGCGGAAACAGAACTGCTGCCAGATACGTACGATCACGGATGAACGACGTGATATCGCCCGCACTTTTCGAATGCGTAAAAGTAGACGGTGGGATCGCAGTCCCGGTGTCGCAGCTCGCCGCGATCTGGCAGGCTACCACGACCTCAGTGGCCCCCTTTCGGACGCTACAGTTCGGTACGTGATGTCAGGACTCAGCGGCAGATAATGGCCTATCGCGCCGATGAGAGGAGGACCCGTATGTATCGGTCTCGGCACTGAGATGGCGGGCGTAAACGCAGTGATTACAAACGTACGTGTGTAATTGACTGGCCGAGGAGAACCGACGTACCGTAGTCGGACGGAAGAGACAACCGTACGCGAGGCCGGTTAACGAATCTGAAAATAGAATCCGAGAGAAGAGCGCAGTGTCGCCCGGCGACTGTTCGGCCCGCTCCTCGACGCTCGATTCAACGCTGTGATTGGCGAGCGGGTCTCGGGACCGGGAGCTACCCATATTTAGGTGGTATCACGGTGCTTTCGGTCGATCATGACGTCATGTCACCAACTGCGAACGAACGACGGACGATTTCGAATATATGAATGGTATGATTCCCTATGAATTGTGGATCGTCGAAATGCTGAGATAACAGTCCCAGGTCCGCCGATGGGTACTCTGAGAAGTGAAATTCGAGCTGGCGTTTCGATTTGCGAAATTCTTAATTGTCATGGCATGTATTGACATTTCACATGATGGACCGACCGAAGGATCCGACATTGAAAACGACCGCCCGCTCGCTGGCGTTGATCGATCGAATACAGGAACGCGGCGGTGCGAACCTCCCCCAGCTCGCCGAGGATCTATCGCTCGCTAAAAGCACGGTATACAAGCACGTGAGTACCCTGTACGAATGCGGCTATTTG carries:
- a CDS encoding glutathione-independent formaldehyde dehydrogenase, which translates into the protein MNAVVYKGEREVAVEEVEQPQIEHPNDVVIDITTTCICGSDLHMYEGRTAAESGIVFGHENMGIVTEVGDAVSSLEVGDRVVAPFNVACGFCENCENGYTGFCTNVNPGFAGGAYGYVAMGPYQGGQAEQLRIPYADFNALKLPDGDEHEDSFALLADIFPTGWHGTELANLESGDSVAIYGAGPVGLMAAYSAKLKGAAEIYVVDRVPSRLELAEEHCDATPINFEEGDPVEQIKDLHGGGVDKGVDAVGYQAIDPDKEGDDAYDPARENPAVVINNLIRTVRPTGELGIPGLYVPDDPGAPDDMAAQGRLGIDFGLLFEKGQALGTGQCNVKEYNRELRDMIIEGRADPSWVVSHRVDLEDAPEMYEKFDNREEGVTKVLLEP
- a CDS encoding CobW family GTP-binding protein; this translates as MVTSPSEIPITVISGPLGAGKTTLVNRLLNNPGDRRIAVIVNDMGEVNVDAELIADETEEGVVDLSNGCICCRLQDDLVAQATRLAEERSFDYLVVEASGISEPIPIARALTEGTKEDSLPDRFRLDTTVSVVDAYGFWKAFDSEESLPDAAPDPERPLTEVLVDQIEFCDVLLLNKCDMVPDDTRESIEAAIRELQPRATLHRTTYSDVDPSVVLDTGSFDFEAARRQQGWKRALSGDAANEHPGHDHGDDAVSAAEAHGVESFVYRRERPFHPERFDAWLDDWDGKIIRAKGFAWVASRPETVLGVSQAGPSIQAGPIGEWGDDDPATRLVFIGSDLDEETVTDELDDCLAASDEQTEAYATDPFPRGSA
- a CDS encoding EamA family transporter — translated: MGFIGMDSGIFFGLITMTSWGIWIILGNGASESIDPRTAAAITYLVAGLLALGSIVVSDASIAVTARGGLLASAAGLFAGIGLISMYIGFSQASTTLVSTLGAMYFVVAAVLGIVILGDDVTITRFTGIAFACLSIILITR
- a CDS encoding aromatic ring-hydroxylating oxygenase subunit alpha, producing the protein MTQWNQNQTEAVSADITEKTNALPARYFTDDDVFEMEKEKIFGQYWVYAGHANSISEPGQYFTRTIGGRDLIIARDDDGDVRAVENFSARDGDALLEDAPMTDPGRVDPDELADVESVHVDSIGPLQFVNLQEDPMPLAEQAGVMKDRLEALPLGEYEHATRIVSEVECNWKVFASNYSECDHCQANHQDWIKGISLNDSELEVNDYHWVLHYTHAQDVDDEMRIHDEHEAQFHYFWPNFTVNMYGTADGYGTYIIDPIDTDRFRLIADYYFRDSELSEEEREFVRTSRQLQEEDFELVERQWEGLRTGALAQAQLGPNEHTVHRFHQLAQEAYNS